The stretch of DNA AGTAATTAGATTAAAGGGTTATTAGATGACCGCAACCCGTCTTCCACTTGGCATACAACTAAACATCtaatttctcttccttcccaTCGACATGttctctatttattattttagcagCGAGATCACATAATCTCAAAGACCTTGAATCTATCAAGCAAATTTTTGCCATATACAGCGAATGTATTGGATCATCAATaaaacagctgcatttttagGCATTTAATAATTTTGCATTACGTCGTTAAGGCACAAATAACAAGTAGAAGATTCCTGCTCAGATCTCACTAACAATACAAGTGTTATACCTGCACACGAACAAATCAAGACGCAGGATGAACGTAATATAGGTCTTTAGCGTACATGAATGTAGAGCTTACGTGCCTAAAGTTCATGATGGTAAGTTTATGTGATAGGGGACAATAAAGGAAGTCGCTTCACCATCCGCTATAGCCAAAATTTTCCATTATCTAGACTGAGCAAATAAGAGGGAGATACAACGGCCAAGTGGCAACCTGAAAAATGGCAGTTATAGAAGCACATGAATGGGGTCTGAACCTAAACGACACGGTTGGGTATAAAGGTATTAGAGATATCAAAGAGTACTACTGCAGAACGCAAAGCTTAAGGGAAGTGGATAACAATAGGTAAAAGAATAATCTAACATCCTTTTGCAGTGCATCACTTCCACAAAATCTTGTGAAACCTTCAAGAGGAATCGACCAGTTCCCTACAACGTACACTTAAAAACCTACTTCCCTTAAACACATGCATGTTGATGGTAAATAAAGTCATTTATTCTAAAACGGTGCCTTAGCATTTAACTCTGCTGTTCAGGCTATGTGCAAAAAGCCACCTCGTCAGTTAAGTGACATCTCCAGTTACACCTGACTTAGAGCAGTGCTTCTAGTAGTGCTTCTAATAAGAGCTGACTGAGAAGGACTCTGTTTCAGTGAAGAGAAGGGCAGCCCCGAGCATCAAACCTCAGGCAGAAAAACCTGACTGCCGTTAAAAGAACTACATGCCCAAAAAAGCCTCCGCAAGAATacaaggggaaaacaaacaaaaactaccaGAATTTTCCTTCTATTTCGGAGAGACTGCCAAGGATTAGAAGGTCTAGATAGGGAGATGGATCATCAGCCAACTGACTTATCCAATTGATCCTGATGCCTCAACCGCTGCTTCCTTGGAGCCCGTGAACATTGTACAATGAACCGTATCAACAAATTGAGTCAACACGTTTGTTCCCCCAATAAAACAAGTTTCACTATGCAGCACAAACAGGTTCTAAATATCCTCCCCAGATGCAGCTGAATTGTGTTATGCATAGCAAAATCCTTTCTTCAACAGAAATTGTTTATTGCATGGTGAGTTTAAAGCCTTAATAAAAACACAGTCAGCTCTTAGGAGGAAGCCACATTAATCAAGCATAGAAGTCAGAGTATGCGCTTCTCAGTCGGCTGTGACAGAAACAGTTTGGCTGGTACCCTTTGAACATATCCAGCTATAGAGGCAGCAGACTCGCCTGTGTCAGTAACGCAACAAACTTCAATAACAATTAGAAGCATTTCCTCACAGCAGAAGCGAGTTCAGCAAACCACTCATCCTCACAGCCTCTGTAAAGAACTCCCCAAGAAGTGACCTGCTAACAATGAACAGCAAGGCCAAACCTGCTGTCATTTGATTATCAAATGAGCTTCTTTATTTACCAAGTAGACCAAAAGTAGCTAAGATAAGCACTTAAACCACGCAACGAGGAACTGCCGCCTCTTGAGCGAACTTGGTTGGTTTGTAAGACAGCAGCAAGAGTCGCATTGTGCTTGTTTCTCTCCACGTGCACTTGCAGCACCACATCGGCATCCAAAGCAACGTTCCCAGGCCTGGGACCCACTGCCAGCTCCCCTGCCCTCCACAGGGACCGGCAACTGGAAGGAAAATGaccaaaaagcagcaaatatttCTGAGTAGGTGTGATGGCAACAAACACGAGCAATCTGCGTTTCCAAACTCTTATCCAAACTTAAAGCTGGCCTGGCTTATGCTTCATTCCCTCCAGAACAAGCCTTTTACAGAGACACTTGGGCTTTTGGAAATACCAACAAGCTTAGCACAAGGATTCCAAGAGGTCGGCCTGTGAAGAACCCTAAAAAGTGACTTCACTAATTTTCACTTTCCAAACTCAATAGGACAAACCAATCAAACCCCAGTTTCCTCCCTaagttttgaagaaataaaCCGTTTTCTTGTATCTTACACAGAATTTCTAGGCCTGGAATCAAATCTCTGCCCTCAAGATTCTGCAGCTTGCCTTGACTGATCtctgaatttaaaatacttcagcacTGCTTCATTAGGTTTGCACAAATATGGGGTAGCCAGCGTAGGAAAGCAGTGACACGATATAGGGAGTGCTGTCACAGGAACAACCTGAGACATAGAGCAAGAACCCCTTTTAAATACTGCAGGCAGGTAATGTAGTTGGCTTAGGTACACGTCAGTAGAAGCAAGGAAGAAGCATTCAGGAAAAATAGCtaacttcttcactgaaatcacATTTCATCTCATCTTAAGCCAACAGCAAACGAAAATCTACTTGAGCTTCTCTTACCTCCTGCTGAATTTCTATTTGGGCTCTTTTCTGCTCACAATGAGGGTGACCTGCAGTGGCATTTCTCCGTAGCAGTTTTGGAAACTGAACAGCATCAGTAGGCTGTTTAGAGAAGCTTTATGTCAAagctcatcctcctcctccatgtCTCACTACAAACACTCTGCCAATCTCCTGCTACACCCCTTATACCTCATCCTGAGCAGCTCAGGACCGCACCACCTATTCTTCAAATACCATCCACAGCAGCAAAGCCAAGCGGTCTGCATCACCTGCTGCCCACATCACGTCTGCAAGAACTGATTTGTAATCTCATCCTCACCACTTTCACCAGCCAATACATCATATGTTTTCTCACACTAAGCAGTGCTTTATTTGCTGAAGACAGTGAGAAGATGAGCAAgcacaataaaaacaaactaagAGCAGTTCCTCCTACTTGAAGCAATCTACACACTTTACTATATTTAGGACACTGCAAGTAAATGACTTTGCTGTTTGTCACTGCAAGCTAACAGGCTCACAAGACATTTAACATGTGCAGCTCTATTTTGTGGATAAATACATAAACGTCACCTAATTCAGCTGAAGGTGAACATCCTGCTGCACAGTGATGGAAAGGCCTATTCTTTGTCCATAATATATGTGACCACATGCAACTGCAGAGAGGATGGTTAGTACTGACAAAAATTAGAACCTCAGGCGAAAGAATCTGAAAGACAGGAATATATCAGGCAGCTTATGGAGAACATCATGggtaaaatatttgcataggAAATTCATCAGTCACatctgaaaacagagatgcACAAATGCTTTGACAACACCAGCTAATTATACAGACTAACCAATCAGGCTGTGAATGTACCGTACGCACACAGATACAGCACAGGCTTCTGAAAGGCAAACACATCACCTGTTAAACATGCACACGAGTGGAGTTTTTTATTTGCACCTGTAATTTTGTTTACTTGGCCCAGAAAACGAACCCATTTTCAACAACTTCCTTTAGCCCTTCTCACCACTGGTTTCACAAGCACGGTTTTGCCCGTCAGTTTGCCACCCTACTAAAAGATATCTGATTCAGAGGCGTCTTCCTAAGTGTGCGTAAGCATAACCAAGGTCTAACTGAAATCTGAAAGGCTTTTCACAGCCAGATCTTTCCTCCTGTACAAACGAGACTCAATAACTAACTCTGTAAGACCTCAAAAATTAAGCCTACATCTAAAAGCTTTTGAACGCTGCCCATGAGCAAAACTATGAAGTCAGTGCATGTTTAAAAGAGGTTACTTGAACTTGTGACAAATACAATAGTAGCCGTGGCTTTTCTGTCAGTGATACCGTGGTGGAGATGGGCTATGGAGAACTGAAGCTGGGAAAGTATACCCCCCAAAACCATCCCACTGCAACTTGAAATGCCAAGGTAATCCAAGTTTTACTTAGGCCGACCTTTTCCTTTGAACAGATCAGGTTATGAGGTCAAACACAGGTTGACGTTCACAACTATATCACATGCACAAGAATGAAGATGTGCATTCTTACAGGTTGTATGTACAAGAGGATCACGTTTCCACGCTCAAACTACCTTTCCCACATTCACACTTACGCTTGCCCTCAATGTTTTCAAGAGGGCCACCGGCACTTCTCAAAAGACTTTTATCTTTATCCCAATTTCTCTCTGTAGAAGGTGATCAAAGCTCATCACAAGCACAGCAGGGCACAACTATAAACCATGTCTTCTGTTGAGCCAGCCAACACAAAGTGATTTCTTGGCATGAACATCATTtaatatgtcttttaaaaagtcatctACTCTGCCTGCTTTAGCATTTACTGCAGGAGATTCAGACACTGCATGCATAAACAATGcagtgaaaagcaaaaggaaagtcGAAATGCATAAGCCTGCAGGGTAATTGGATGAGGTTTGCCCACCAGCCCAGCTTGCTCTGCTCCCAGAGGGGAAGAAGGCGAGGAGGTGACATGTCCCAAGGGCTGCAGGCACCTTTGGCGATGCTCTTCCCCTGTACTACTTTTAGGGCCCTGAATCCAGCATTATGACATGCACCGCACATTTCAGAATTCAACATGTCAAGCCTAGCCTCGTTTCTCAGAGCTGAACAGTAATAACATTAGAAAATCAATCCAAATCCCGTGAAAAACGTTAGAAGACTTTTATTTTATGCCCACTTACTGGATGACTCCATAAATAACGCTAGCATCCACTACAGCTCACCAGGATTTCTTAAAACAATGGATTTACCAACACACCTAGCCAGGCTAGTAAATAATTTGCCATATCCCATCATAGCACCAGGCCAAAAGATCTGGTGTCCAGCCCCCGGCAATGGCCATTTCCTGACGTTTTAAAAGGTGGAGGAGGGGACAGCCTTAATGACCCCAGAGTGCAGTGCCCTGCAGAAGGCATGGGACTGGAAGATGGCCTTTCCGCCTCCCATACcatagttttttgttgtttaacaTTAGATTTTGTACTTCTTACGTGCCAAGGGTTTTATTCAGACCTTTACCAGGCTCCCAGTTTTAAGGAAAGGCTTTGTACTGAGCTCATCCTTATTCATTCAGAAAAGAATGATCTGAACTGCCACAAGGCACACGCTCAGCCTCACCATCCAGTACCCACGCACCAGGGTCTATTGCAGGCTGAGGCTCATCTTCAGACAAGCAAGGCCTAGATTCCTCCCTCATACACAGGTAGGACCTGCTGACACTACCAGGATGCACCTGCAGCTCCGCAGCAGGCTCTACCCACAGCCAGCCTCTCCCCCGGCAGCACCACCAGTGCCCACCCCAGTATCTACAGGAATATGACGGTACAAACCCCAGATCCTCTTGAGCATCCTCCAccccaaatcttcccctctTTCTCCAACCTGTTCCCCCCATAGCCCTGCACAGAGCTCGTCCCTTGCAGCGCTGCTGTTCACCCTCCACGCTTTCCAATCTTTACGTCCCACTCCCACCCTGCCCCCGGCTTCTCCTCCACTGTGCATCCTTCCGCCAGCTCCGGCATCCTTCCTCCCAAAACGCTGCATCCTGTTCTCTGCCCCTACATCTCTCGCCCCCCACTCAAACATttcaccccagccccaccccgGCCCATACAGCTCTCTCTgccccagccagccctgcagaACCCTGCAGCTCCCGGCTGACCCTACCCCACAGGGCCACGCCATCGCCCCGCACCCTTCAGCCCACCCCTACCCCAACCCCACACAGCTTCACCCACCCTGTCCCTCACTGCCCTACCCCAACCCCGACCCTGCTTCCCCAAGTGTTTCAGCCCAGCCCCCACGACTCCAGGCCCCCAACAGCCCCTCTACCCAGCCCGAAGCCCTTTGCCCCAGCCCTACCTGAACACAGAGGGCCCGCTGCCGCCCCATCCCGATCCCCCAGAGCCACCCCACAGCCCTACTCGCCCGCCCGAGGCGGCCCAACGCTCCCGCCGGGCCCACCTTGTCCATGAGCTTCCAGCACTTCTCCACCATCTTCTTGTCCACGGTGCCGGGCTGGTGCGGGCCGAGGTGGTGGTGGTGCGGCTGGAAGGCGTCCTTCATCAGCCCGATCAGCCCCCCGGGGCCCTTCTTCAGCGGCGCCGACATGAGGGCGACGCGGGGGCGGCCGTGAGCGCGCCCTCACCCAGCCCGTCGCCCCCGTCCGGCACCGGGCCGCGGCCCTGCAGGACAAGCGGGCGTGGGGGCGCTcccgcgggcagggccgggccgggcaggcggcggcagcgggagccacgggcggtggcggcggcgggggcgcccGGCTACAGCGACGCTCCGCCCTCCGCCCCGGCCACGCCGCGCGCTGATTGGCCAGCCTCCCCTCCGCGAGCCCGGCACCGCCCCGTCCGCCGGGGAGGAGCCGGCGCCGATTGGTCGACGCCCTCTCCTGGAGGGGGGAGTAGAGGAGCCAGGGGCGGTGCGGCGGCGAGGTTCCGTCCCGCCGCGCCAGCGCAGGCGCACGGTGGCGGTGAGGGCGGCACGGCGGCCATGTTTGGtgcgggcgggcggggcgcgGGGTGGGGCGGGGTCGCCATGGGAATGGGAAGGGCGGCGCCCGGGACGCGCTGTCCCGATCCGGCCGCTGCCGGGGCGGGGAGCGCGGCGGGACAGACCCGGGATCGGTGGCGGATCGCTCGGGCGGAGCGCCCGCCCGCGAGTCCCTTTCCCGGGCCCGCAGCGCCCGTTTCGGAGGTTTGCAAAACAGGGTCGTTTCCCCTTTCCAGCAGCTGGGTTCCCTTTTCTTCGAACGGCCGATGCCCAGCCCGAAAACGGGGAAGCGGCGCCGGGAAATGCGTTCCGCCCTTCCCCCGCAGCGGGTCGGCAAAACGTCCTCGCCCTGCACGGCTTCACTCGCCGCAGCCGTGGGAATCCAAGAGCCGAACCCCCGTAGGGGCGAGGGCAGCACCCCAGACGGGAGCCCTCGGCCCCAGCGCCGCCAGCCACCGCTGCAGAGAAACCGGCCCCAGCCCACCCCGGCGCCACCGGGACAGCACCCCGAGCGCGCCGCCTGGGGTGCGGGGTGCAGCAGAACCCCGGGCACTGGCCGTGCTGCGGGGGCACAGCCCTCTCCTGCAGCACTGCTTCTCTTTTCAGCCTCTTTACCAGGTAGAAAAGCACTTTATTTGTGCAAAAACAGCTGAGGCTGGTACAGCGCTGTGTCAGTCTCACAGCACAGGCTtcaaggaggaaagaaaacaaactggcAAATTCTGCAGTTTCGCCAGTGACACCTCAGGGAATGTAAGCGCCCAGAGAATGGGCTCAGGCCTGAAAGCTGGACAGCACAGCCTCAGCCTCTGGGGAGCTGGGGTCCACACGGGAGATGAACCCCTTCGCTTCCCCTTCACCACCATCTCCTCCTGTCCCTGTCTTGGCTGCACGTGCACGTCATACATTGACCTGCTTGTGTCATGGCAAAGCACTGTGCTGCCCCACACCACACCACAGTGGCTCCAGGGCTGCTTTCTTCCACAAATCTCTGCTCGGGACCTGGGCTCTGTTAGCTGATGGCTCATGATGGGTTCCTGTGTAGCACACAGCTTGCTGAGGTGTCAGATGAGCTGGACAAGTGGGAAGCAGCATGCAGCACTGGGTATAGCAAGGGAGTCTGGCATAGATTGGTTATAAAACTCTCTGTCTTGATTTTACTGCCTTTGGTAAATATTTCTGGGACGGGCGATTCCTTGTCTGGCTTTAATTACCTGGGCAAATTTTCCTAAGGATTATATTGACCTCAAATATGTCAACATTTATTGAGGCTGTGTTCCTGAGGCTTTTCCCATTAGATGCTAATGGATTCTGGCTAATAGTCAAGCCAGACTGACCACCGGAGGGTACCGTAGCCAGCTCCAGAATACCACAAGTACCTGGGGAGTGAGCTTGGGAGGGTTACACCAGCTTTGTCAAGCCAGAAGTAAAAATGACCATGGCCTCAAACCAGAGGGATCAAGGAACATGCTTGAGCAACTACATTCCCACCTATCTGCTTCTTTGGGCACGATTCACTCCAAGTCATGGTCATATTTATGTGTGAGACTTCAAGCAAATGGTGCTTTTGCTTGGGATGTGTGCTCCCCTTCCCTTCTGTGTGTCCCACAGTGTCTGTCAGCCAGCTGCCAGGCCCGCACACACGCTGACACTCCTCTGATTGTGCAGCTCTGCGTGGCTGGGCAGCGCTTTCAGACGCGTGTGCATGGGTGTGCACAAGCTGCACGCCAGCTTCTGCGCCCGTACACAGGGGATCGGCCCCCACCCTTGTCCCTggtccagccccaggaacctCACCTCTCTCTTTGGCCTTGACTGCTCAGCCCTAAACCACCCTGCCGTTGGCTAGTCCTGCTCCCTCCCATGCACCCCAGTTGCCTGCGCTCAGCACAGGCAGAGGAGACCACAGAGTCAGAGCCTTCTTTGCCTGTAAAAGTCATTGCCTCGCTGTTTCCGTTAGTGCTCAAGAAGGGGCTGATTTTAGTAGAGGTAAAACCTCAGCCAGAGGTTTGCGGTCTTCGCCACATGCAAAACTCCGTGCTCATTTTCACTCTCCCACGCTCAACAGAGAGGTAAAAGTTTCCCTCCagggctccctcctgcccccaccctggcACTGTCACAGCCCTGCCAACCAGGGAAAGGGTGCACGCACCATTGCTTCTGATGCGTCACCCTGCAAGGGGAGCCCTCAGGTCAGGTCTTGCTGGAGCCCCTGCCTGGCCACAGGTGATGGGCTCTGAGTGCAGGGACCACCTGCTTGTGCTTCCTACAGTTACCACATTTgtccccttctcccttccctggcTCCCAAAAGGACCCAGCAATACcaggagctgcagaagcagACAGCAGCCCACAGCCAGTGCTTGGAGGTCAAGGTGAAGAGCCTGCAGGAAGAGCTTGGTAGGGCTCCCCAACATGCCTGCCCCCCTCCGGTGGGTGGGGATGGGGTTCGCTCCAGGGTAGGAAAGTGCATTTCGGGTGGAGTGAGGGGAGATGGGAGTCATTCACCCTGTGctctcagcacagcagcagctgaaggacaAAGCCTGACCCTGTTCCCAGGGTCATCCCCAACCTTGAGAGATGCTGACTGTACAGGCGATGCTGTGATCCCGCCCCTGTCCCAGAGCCCTCTGCCATACCAGGCTCCCGTGCCTATGTACTCAGAGTCCCCTGCATCTGTCCCTGCACCCGACAGCCATTGGGCTCTGGGAAagccagcagagccaggagaCTGCCACCCAGGCGCTAGCAGAGAGGGACAGGACCATCACTCAGCTGCAGAGCTCAGGGATGCACTGCTGAGTCACAATCCTCTCCATAACATCACCCGCACCAGCAACAGTGTGGATTTGTCCTTTAATGGCACCTGGAGTGGGTGACACGGGAACAGTGCTATGATGGGAAGCAGACGCTCATTGCCCCCAGATTCACAGACAGGATGAGAGGAGGAACACGAGTGAGACATCCATGCAGGTGCAGACCTGAGCCAACAGGCTGGGGGGTGAGGGGTTTCTCCAGTACTCTGTTGGCCTCTGTTGCTCCCCTGCCCTTCACACAGCAGCCATAAGGCCAGCCCTGGGCTGAGCCAAGCCTCAGGCTCCCCCTTCTCTGGGTCATGGTGTGGAGGGCAGTGCCTAGGCTCTCCTGAGATCTCCCAGAGCCTGGAGCTGGGCAAGGGCTTCAGTGCAATGTCCCTACATACCaacagaggcagccgggcaagCAAAGACACAGATCTGTCTTCAGGTTAGAAGCCACCGCCACAGTTAATACAAGCTCGGCCAGTGGAGATGACTCTCTTGGAGGTGTGATGCCATAAGCCTCGCCGTGGGCGTGGAGACACAGCAGCTGTGTGTGCAAAGGCCATGCTGGGCAGCACTGTGCTCTCCAGGGAGCCAGGTGGGGGCACGATGGGCTGATGTGGCCTGGGTCGAGGCACTATGTGGGGGAGCCTGGCCAGAGGCAGGACACGCCTGGGCTGCTAGAATGCCTGGTGCAGCCTCTTCTGCTCCACCTGGCGTGAGCTCTGCGGGGACAGAGTGGGGACATTGTGGGCAGCACACGTCCACCCACCCCACCACAGTCCACCTTTGTCCCATGGGCAGGTTGGAGGGGTCTTTCTGCCTGGCCACTATGGCCAGGGGACCGCACAGCCCCCTCTTTCCAGCATCACAAGTGCCAGGGAAATATTAGGACTGGCAGGACAGGAGGGTGCCAGCACCCggagcagctctgggctgtGAGCAGCACCGCCATGAGGGCCTGGCAAGAGGGGTTACCTGTGTGATCTCTATACTGTTGGCAGCAGACATCAGCCAGGAGACAGGTCCCTTTGGTCCCACCTCAACAGGACAGAGTCCAGGGGAACCATTGGGAGAGGGCAGAGAGGTTGTGTGGGAACCTGAGGCAGGGTCATTGTCCTCAAAGAACAGCGGAGGGAACAGCCCAATCTGAAAGAGCAGAAGAGGGGCAGCTGTACAGCTCCTGGCCCTCCACAACAAGCCAGGTCCCTTGGGGACCTCATTGTGCAGTCCTGGAGACAAGGCACCTGTCCCATCATCCAGTCTTGCAGCACCCCGGGGCtccccagccagggcaggaCCATGCTTGGTCCGCGAAACCTACCGACTGGTAGAACTCATCACCAGCAGGGTCGATAACCAGCAGTGTCACCTGGTCATCATGAGCACGGATCCTGAGCACTGTCTGCTGGTGGTCCAGCCCCTCGATGCTCTCACCATTCACAGCCAGGAGACGGTCCCCTTCCTTCATCCCTGCCTGCTCGGCTGGCAGCCCGTCATCCACGTCCCACAGGAACTGGCCTGCCGCAGCGGGACAGAGGGGAGGTGGGGAGATGCTCACAGAGGCATTCAGCCAGAGGGGACCTGGCACTGCTGACCCCTGTGTGCAGGTAGGAGCAGGGTCCCTCCGTGGGCACAGGGCTTGTGGCTATTCCCAACCCTCAGACAAGCCTTGCTGAGGTACAGACTGCCCCTCTCAGTCCCCTTACCTGTGGTCCCCGAGCTGCAGTCATCCTCTTTGAGCAGAAACCCGTAGCCAGCTGGACCCTTCACCATGTGCAGCTCCCGCACCTTGAAGGGAAGCCAGGAGGTGTCTGCCAAGGTAGCTGTGACCCTCAGGCCATGCAGGCGGTAAAACTCCTCCACAGCACTGGATGCCACCAACAGTGTCACCTTGCTGCCGCTCTGCTTTAGCTGGATAGAAAGTGCAGGGCATTCAGTGATGTTGCCGGCCCTGGTCTCCCACCCACATGTGCCAGGACCACACACCTTTCGAGCAAGCTGTGTGTGTGAGTAGTTCTTCACGCTGGCCCCATTCAGTTCCAGGAGCCAGGAGCCTGGTGGCACTCCTGCTCTCGCTGCTGGCCCGTCCTGCTGCACCGACAGCTGGAAGGTGCCCCTCACACCTGCAGGATGGAGAAGAAGCAGTCTGGGGTACTGGTACATGGTACTGTGTCGGGGAAGCTCACAGCACCAGCATTCCACTGCCTGCTTTACCTTCTGGACTTGACACACTGAGGCCAAAACCGCTTTTGTCCCGCACGATGTGGCAGAGGCGTGGGCGGACATCGGTTGGCAGCATCTGGGACAGGTCCCTGCCCAGGGCTTTGGCTGCTTCATAGGATTTGCTGTCCAGCACCGCCAGCAGGACCTGGTTCCCACTGGCCTTGATCTTCTGCACCACCTGGAATGACCCAGGCTGTGAACCCTGGGCAAGGAGCCCCTCCAGCCACAGCCTGTGGGATCAAAGCCCCGAGGGCAGCAGGGTCTCGCACCCTCTGTACCCCCAGCTGGGGAGGACCTGGGCATTCCCACAGCCTCAGGGTGCTCTCAGCTTACCTTGTGGTGGTCCATGTCGTCCACAAAGTGGCCATTGACCTGGAGGAGCCGGTCTCCATCCTGCAGCCCCCTTCGCTGAGCCAGCCCCCCCAGTTTGACCTGCCGGACAATGTGGCCCTCGCAGCCCAGTTCCTTGTGGAGGCAGAAGCCGAAGGCCTCTGTGCTGTCCTTGCTCAGGAGGTAGAAGCGGGGCTCCCACACACCCTCGCCATCTGCATGGGGCACAGCCCATGAGTAAGTTCCAGCAGGGATCCCAACGTGGGTTCTCTACCCCATCCTGGGCTGTGATCTCCCCATCTCCTCTGCCTTACATGTTCACCTCCTCGCCATGAGAGAGCCCAGGACCCCAGTGATGCCCCGCTGTTAGAACCCCATGCTGACACAGGGACACCCTGGGGTGATGTGGGTATTTACCCGTGTCCTCAGACAGTGACAAGGCAGGGTTGTCTATCCCATCTTTGGGGTTAAATTCAAATTTTCTGAAAGGATAAAGGGCAGGAGAGAGCACGTTAGTGCAGCAGCGTGGCTTTCCTCCCACCCTCCCCAGCCCTTCTGGGAGAAGCCCAGCCAGGGCCACAGCTCCAGTGTCTCCTCTTCCTTGGGGAAAGCCAGGAGGAGATCTCTCCCTTGAACTGTCCCCCACGTCTGTCCTGAGCTAACAGCTCAGGGAACACCTTCCTGCAGCACGCAGCTGGGACTGACAGCCGCAACCCACACCATCTCAGCTGAGGATGTACCCCAACACAGCCCTGTGTTGGGGCCACGAGCCCCCGGCTGGGGGGAGCTCAGCACTTACATCATGGACTTCTTGTCACCCTCGAGCCCTGTAGAGTGAGAGGAGAGATCAGTGCAGGCGTTG from Columba livia isolate bColLiv1 breed racing homer chromosome 24, bColLiv1.pat.W.v2, whole genome shotgun sequence encodes:
- the NHERF4 gene encoding Na(+)/H(+) exchange regulatory cofactor NHE-RF4 isoform X2; its protein translation is MKQTKGLEGDKKSMIKFEFNPKDGIDNPALSLSEDTDGEGVWEPRFYLLSKDSTEAFGFCLHKELGCEGHIVRQVKLGGLAQRRGLQDGDRLLQVNGHFVDDMDHHKVVQKIKASGNQVLLAVLDSKSYEAAKALGRDLSQMLPTDVRPRLCHIVRDKSGFGLSVSSPEGVRGTFQLSVQQDGPAARAGVPPGSWLLELNGASVKNYSHTQLARKLKQSGSKVTLLVASSAVEEFYRLHGLRVTATLADTSWLPFKVRELHMVKGPAGYGFLLKEDDCSSGTTGQFLWDVDDGLPAEQAGMKEGDRLLAVNGESIEGLDHQQTVLRIRAHDDQVTLLVIDPAGDEFYQSIGLFPPLFFEDNDPASGSHTTSLPSPNGSPGLCPVEVGPKGPVSWLMSAANSIEITQSSRQVEQKRLHQAF
- the NHERF4 gene encoding Na(+)/H(+) exchange regulatory cofactor NHE-RF4 isoform X1, producing the protein MDLAKPFHLAWHAQPANGQALSTREHRVCSQPANACTDLSSHSTGLEGDKKSMIKFEFNPKDGIDNPALSLSEDTDGEGVWEPRFYLLSKDSTEAFGFCLHKELGCEGHIVRQVKLGGLAQRRGLQDGDRLLQVNGHFVDDMDHHKVVQKIKASGNQVLLAVLDSKSYEAAKALGRDLSQMLPTDVRPRLCHIVRDKSGFGLSVSSPEGVRGTFQLSVQQDGPAARAGVPPGSWLLELNGASVKNYSHTQLARKLKQSGSKVTLLVASSAVEEFYRLHGLRVTATLADTSWLPFKVRELHMVKGPAGYGFLLKEDDCSSGTTGQFLWDVDDGLPAEQAGMKEGDRLLAVNGESIEGLDHQQTVLRIRAHDDQVTLLVIDPAGDEFYQSIGLFPPLFFEDNDPASGSHTTSLPSPNGSPGLCPVEVGPKGPVSWLMSAANSIEITQSSRQVEQKRLHQAF